Proteins encoded together in one Caballeronia sp. NK8 window:
- a CDS encoding AmiS/UreI family transporter, whose product MLGLCLLYVGAVLFLNGLWLLGKIGDREIWVINVFAGGITLLASLKLAFGAGADAASIKAAALTLLFTFTYFWVAINRYNGADGRGLGWFSLFVAITIIPVGIDSIMHASSAWSVWFALCWFGWAFLWLLFFVLLALQRPIVKLTGAVTVIAGILTGWLPGYLLLNGTLS is encoded by the coding sequence ATGCTGGGTTTGTGTTTGCTCTATGTCGGCGCCGTACTGTTTCTCAATGGGCTCTGGTTGCTGGGAAAAATCGGCGACCGCGAGATCTGGGTCATCAACGTTTTCGCGGGCGGCATCACCCTGCTCGCGTCGCTGAAACTCGCGTTCGGCGCGGGCGCGGACGCGGCATCGATCAAGGCCGCCGCGCTCACCTTGCTCTTCACGTTCACGTACTTCTGGGTGGCGATCAATCGCTATAACGGCGCCGATGGCCGCGGGCTCGGCTGGTTCAGCCTGTTCGTCGCGATCACGATCATTCCCGTCGGCATCGATTCGATCATGCACGCGAGTTCGGCTTGGTCCGTGTGGTTCGCGCTCTGCTGGTTCGGCTGGGCGTTCCTGTGGCTGCTGTTCTTCGTACTGCTCGCGCTGCAACGTCCCATCGTGAAGCTGACGGGCGCGGTCACGGTGATCGCGGGCATTCTCACCGGCTGGCTGCCGGGCTACCTCTTGCTCAACGGCACGCTGAGCTGA
- a CDS encoding zinc ribbon domain-containing protein: MPIYQYECEFCGSFDVMRSIADRDAPHLCPECGTQTTRAITSTAMLSLMPQSRRDACATNERSAHAPTSSKSLGYRHGPSCACCKPKVGSSGDAARSAMKSPAGRPWMISH; the protein is encoded by the coding sequence ATGCCGATCTATCAATACGAATGTGAATTTTGCGGCAGCTTCGACGTGATGCGCAGCATCGCGGATCGGGATGCGCCGCATCTGTGTCCCGAATGCGGCACGCAGACGACGCGCGCCATTACGAGCACGGCGATGCTTTCGCTGATGCCGCAGAGCCGGCGCGATGCCTGCGCGACGAATGAGCGCAGCGCGCATGCGCCGACGAGTTCGAAGAGTCTTGGGTATCGGCATGGACCTTCATGTGCGTGTTGCAAGCCGAAAGTGGGCTCATCGGGCGATGCCGCGCGGTCTGCGATGAAGTCGCCGGCGGGGCGGCCTTGGATGATCAGTCATTAG
- a CDS encoding ABC transporter permease: MATLAYSTPSLLRSRGARAGVQWASLALCLVLWHLATTQRWNLGIVTFENVPTPADTLAAIVELAHSPKLLSDLASSVRRIAAGYFAAAVGGVVLGLAIGRSQWARLALLTPLEVLRPIPAVAWIPLAILMFPSSEMSMIYITFTGAFFPILLGTIHGVEGVEPRLVSSARSLGASQRVILREVILPGAAPAIVTGLAIGMGTSWFCLVTAEMISGQFGIGYYTWQSYTVQRYPDVVVGMLLIGLLGMGSSALVRIAGNRLTPWLATGSRR; encoded by the coding sequence ATGGCGACGCTCGCATACTCCACTCCATCGCTCCTGCGTTCACGTGGCGCGCGTGCCGGCGTGCAGTGGGCGTCGCTCGCGCTGTGCCTCGTGCTCTGGCATCTCGCGACGACCCAGCGCTGGAATCTCGGCATCGTCACCTTCGAGAACGTGCCGACGCCCGCCGATACGCTCGCGGCCATCGTCGAACTCGCGCATTCGCCCAAGCTGCTGTCGGATCTCGCGAGCAGCGTGCGACGCATCGCGGCGGGTTATTTCGCGGCGGCTGTCGGCGGCGTCGTGCTCGGGCTCGCCATCGGCCGTTCGCAATGGGCGCGTCTCGCGCTGCTCACCCCGCTCGAAGTCTTGCGGCCGATTCCCGCCGTCGCGTGGATACCCCTGGCCATCCTGATGTTTCCATCTTCCGAAATGTCGATGATCTACATCACCTTCACCGGCGCATTCTTTCCGATCCTGCTCGGCACGATCCACGGCGTCGAAGGCGTCGAGCCGCGCCTCGTGTCGTCCGCGCGCAGTCTCGGCGCGAGCCAGCGCGTGATTCTGCGCGAAGTGATCCTGCCGGGCGCCGCGCCCGCGATCGTCACCGGGCTCGCGATCGGCATGGGCACGTCCTGGTTCTGCCTCGTCACCGCCGAGATGATCTCGGGTCAATTCGGCATCGGCTATTACACGTGGCAGTCGTACACGGTGCAGCGTTATCCCGATGTGGTCGTCGGCATGTTGCTGATCGGCCTGCTCGGCATGGGCAGCAGCGCGCTCGTGCGTATCGCCGGCAACCGGCTCACGCCGTGGCTCGCCACTGGGAGCCGCCGATGA
- the fmdA gene encoding formamidase, which translates to MAETLIKVDLNQSAFDNEQVHNRWHPDIPMAAWVKPGEEFILETYDWTGGFIKNNDSADDVRDIDLSIVHFLSGPVGVHGAAPGDLLVVDLLDIGTKADSQWGFNGFFSKKNGGGFLTDHFPLAQKSIWDFHGLYTTSRHVPQVSFAGLIHPGLIGCLPDPKLLATWNQREVDFIKTQPDRVPPLANPPFAATAHMGKMTGNEREKAAAEGARTVPPREHGGNCDIKDLSRGSKIFFPVYVDGAGLSVGDLHFSQGDGEITFCGAIEMAGWVHMRVSVIKDGMAKYGIKNPIFRPSPITPRYDDYLIFEGISVDEAGKQHYLDVHIAYRQACLNAIEYLTKFGYTRAQAYSILGTAPVQGHISGVVDIPNACATLWLPTQIFDFDIRPNADGPVKAVKGGVDIPLSQDKA; encoded by the coding sequence ATGGCTGAAACGCTAATCAAGGTCGACCTGAATCAGTCCGCATTCGATAACGAGCAGGTGCACAACCGCTGGCATCCCGACATTCCGATGGCCGCATGGGTCAAGCCCGGCGAAGAGTTCATCCTGGAGACCTACGACTGGACCGGCGGCTTCATCAAGAACAACGATTCCGCGGACGATGTGCGCGACATCGATCTGTCGATCGTCCACTTTCTATCCGGGCCGGTCGGCGTGCACGGCGCGGCGCCGGGCGATCTGCTCGTCGTGGATCTGCTCGATATCGGCACGAAGGCCGATAGCCAGTGGGGCTTCAACGGCTTCTTCTCGAAGAAGAACGGCGGCGGCTTCCTGACCGATCACTTCCCGCTCGCGCAGAAGTCCATCTGGGATTTCCACGGGCTCTACACGACGTCGCGCCATGTGCCGCAAGTCTCGTTCGCCGGCCTGATTCATCCGGGTTTGATCGGCTGTCTGCCCGATCCGAAGCTGCTCGCGACCTGGAATCAGCGCGAGGTCGATTTCATCAAGACGCAGCCCGACCGCGTGCCGCCGCTCGCGAATCCGCCGTTCGCCGCGACCGCGCACATGGGCAAGATGACGGGCAACGAGCGCGAAAAAGCCGCGGCCGAAGGCGCGCGCACGGTGCCGCCGCGCGAGCATGGCGGCAATTGTGACATCAAGGATCTGTCGCGCGGGTCGAAGATCTTCTTCCCGGTGTACGTGGATGGCGCGGGGCTGTCTGTCGGCGATCTGCATTTCAGCCAGGGCGATGGCGAAATCACGTTCTGCGGCGCGATCGAAATGGCGGGCTGGGTGCATATGCGCGTGAGCGTGATCAAGGACGGCATGGCGAAGTACGGCATCAAGAACCCGATCTTCAGGCCGAGCCCGATCACGCCGCGTTACGACGACTATCTGATCTTCGAAGGCATTTCCGTCGATGAAGCGGGCAAGCAGCATTATCTCGACGTGCATATCGCGTATCGGCAGGCGTGTCTGAACGCAATCGAATATCTGACGAAGTTCGGTTACACGCGCGCACAGGCGTATTCGATTCTCGGGACCGCGCCGGTGCAAGGGCATATCAGCGGCGTGGTGGATATTCCGAATGCGTGCGCGACCTTGTGGCTGCCCACGCAGATCTTCGACTTCGACATTCGCCCCAACGCCGATGGCCCGGTGAAGGCTGTGAAGGGCGGCGTGGATATTCCGCTGTCGCAGGACAAGGCCTGA
- a CDS encoding HEAT repeat domain-containing protein, protein MTHTNPLFDPVTDDALAARFTDADAAVRRLAVIEAADLEEEAWLPAIADALRHDADAAVRRTAAQRLGAWDTDEAVDALCAALADSDTGTREAAADSLSALKDPVAGERLLPHLASASADAFTRAALLRALRELRLPKAAQPALAALSDAAALVRREAVGVLGWLRHASALPQLTQLARADTSVDVRHAAVGALGFATDDSVLDTLKHALSDDEWRVREEAAATLGKLRLVAARDALERALADDYWQVTLQAARALGRLRDVASTHAVAELLTFPISNVRKEAALALGELGNRDALDVLEAALGDGDPEVRKAARIAIAQIGERHGSRGD, encoded by the coding sequence ATGACGCATACCAATCCTCTCTTCGATCCAGTCACCGACGACGCCCTCGCCGCGCGTTTCACCGATGCCGACGCCGCCGTGCGACGCCTCGCCGTCATCGAAGCCGCCGACCTCGAAGAAGAAGCGTGGCTGCCCGCGATCGCAGATGCGTTGCGTCACGACGCGGATGCCGCCGTGCGTCGGACGGCGGCGCAACGTCTCGGCGCATGGGATACGGATGAAGCCGTCGATGCGCTGTGCGCCGCGCTGGCCGATAGCGACACGGGCACGCGCGAAGCCGCCGCCGACAGTCTGTCCGCGTTGAAGGACCCCGTTGCGGGCGAACGTCTGCTGCCGCATCTCGCGAGTGCCAGTGCCGATGCGTTCACGCGCGCGGCCCTGCTGCGCGCATTGCGCGAATTGCGCCTGCCGAAGGCGGCGCAGCCCGCGCTCGCGGCTTTGTCGGATGCGGCGGCTCTCGTGAGGCGCGAGGCGGTCGGCGTGCTCGGCTGGCTGCGTCATGCGAGCGCGCTGCCGCAACTGACGCAGCTCGCACGCGCCGATACGTCGGTCGACGTGCGTCATGCCGCGGTCGGCGCGCTCGGCTTCGCGACCGACGACAGCGTGCTCGATACGTTGAAGCACGCGCTATCGGATGATGAATGGCGCGTGCGCGAAGAGGCGGCCGCCACGCTCGGCAAGCTGCGCCTGGTTGCCGCGCGGGATGCGCTCGAACGCGCGCTCGCGGACGATTACTGGCAGGTGACGTTGCAGGCGGCGCGTGCGCTCGGTCGTCTGCGCGATGTCGCGAGCACGCACGCGGTTGCCGAATTGCTGACCTTTCCGATCAGCAACGTCCGCAAGGAGGCCGCGCTCGCGCTTGGCGAACTTGGTAATCGCGACGCGCTCGACGTTCTTGAGGCCGCGCTCGGCGATGGAGATCCGGAAGTGCGCAAGGCTGCGCGGATTGCGATTGCGCAGATCGGTGAGCGGCATGGCTCGCGTGGCGATTGA
- a CDS encoding ABC transporter ATP-binding protein, translating to MSAGRIQLEALAITLGEGENAFTAVRDVSAVIEAGEFVCILGPSGCGKSTLLAALAGHVGAHAGRATLDGKPIDGPHPERGMVFQQHTLLPWRKTLDNVAFGLKMRGVGKRERHRRAQALLDRVGLGAFADRYPAQLSGGMQQRAEIARAMLNEPRVLLMDEPFGALDAQTRALMQSLLLDVWSERRPTVVFVTHDIDEALFLADRILVMSHSPGTMLEELRVPFARPRERDLVTEPAFVALKRRCLALLRHPHAGAPVTSSDAPARIDISHSVFS from the coding sequence ATGAGCGCGGGCCGCATCCAACTCGAAGCGCTCGCCATCACGCTGGGCGAAGGCGAGAACGCCTTCACCGCCGTGCGCGACGTGAGCGCGGTCATCGAAGCGGGCGAGTTCGTCTGCATACTCGGGCCGTCGGGCTGCGGCAAGTCGACCTTGCTGGCCGCGCTGGCGGGACACGTCGGCGCGCACGCGGGACGCGCGACGCTCGACGGCAAGCCGATCGACGGACCGCATCCCGAGCGCGGCATGGTATTTCAGCAGCACACGCTGCTGCCGTGGCGCAAGACGCTCGACAACGTCGCCTTCGGCCTGAAGATGCGCGGCGTGGGCAAGCGCGAGCGGCATCGTCGCGCGCAGGCGCTGCTCGATCGCGTCGGGCTCGGCGCGTTCGCGGATCGCTATCCCGCGCAACTGTCGGGCGGCATGCAGCAACGCGCGGAGATCGCGCGCGCGATGCTCAACGAACCGCGCGTCCTGCTGATGGACGAACCCTTCGGCGCGCTCGATGCGCAAACACGCGCACTGATGCAGTCGCTCCTGCTCGATGTATGGAGCGAGCGGCGGCCGACTGTCGTGTTCGTCACGCATGACATCGACGAAGCGCTGTTTCTCGCCGACCGCATTCTCGTGATGAGCCACAGCCCCGGCACGATGCTCGAAGAACTGCGCGTGCCGTTCGCGCGGCCGCGCGAGCGCGACCTCGTCACCGAGCCGGCGTTCGTCGCGCTGAAGCGCCGCTGCCTCGCGCTGCTTCGCCATCCGCATGCGGGCGCACCCGTCACGTCGAGCGACGCGCCCGCGCGCATCGACATCTCACACTCGGTTTTTTCATGA